In one window of Ovis aries strain OAR_USU_Benz2616 breed Rambouillet chromosome 3, ARS-UI_Ramb_v3.0, whole genome shotgun sequence DNA:
- the LOC101103964 gene encoding large ribosomal subunit protein uL18-like, with protein sequence MGFVKVVKNKAYFKRYQVKFRRRREGKTDYYAWKRLVIQDKNKYNTPKYRMIVRVTNRDIICQMAYARTEGDMIVCAAYAHELPKYGVKVGLTHYAAAYCTGLLLARRRLNRFGMDKIYEGQVEVTGDEYNVESIDGQPGAFTCYLDAGLARTTTGNKVFGALKEAVDGGLSIPHSTKRFPGYDSESKEFSAEVHRKHIMGQNVADNMRYLIEEDEDAYKKQFSQYIKNNVTPDMMEEMYKKAHAAIRENPVYEKKPKKEVKKKRWNHPKMSLAQKKDQVAQKASFLRAQERAAES encoded by the coding sequence ATGGGGTTTGTTAAAGTTGTCAAGAACAAGGCCTACTTCAAGAGATACCAAGTGAAATTCAGAAGAAGGCGAGAGGGCAAAACTGACTACTATGCTTGGAAACGATTGGTAATCCaagataaaaataagtacaaCACACCTAAATACAGAATGATAGTTCGTGTAACGAACAGAGATATCATTTGTCAGATGGCTTATGCCCGTACAGAAGGAGATATGATAGTCTGTGCAGCTTATGCTCACGAACTCCCAAAATACGGTGTGAAGGTTGGCCTGACACACTATGCTGCCGCATATTGTACTGGCCTGCTGCTGGCCCGCAGGCGTCTGAATAGGTTTGGTATGGACAAAATTTATGAAGGCCAAGTTGAGGTGACTGGTGATGAATACAATGTGGAAAGCATTGATGGTCAACCTGGTGCCTTCACCTGTTACTTGGATGCAGGACTTGCCAGAACTACTACCGGGAATAAAGTTTTTGGGGCCCTAAAGGAAGCTGTCGATGGAGGCTTGTCTATCCCTCACAGTACCAAACGGTTCCCTGGTTatgattcagaaagcaaagaattcagTGCTGAGGTACACCGAAAGCACATCATGGGGCAAAACGTTGCAGATAACATGCGTTACCTGATTGAAGAAGATGAAGATGCTTACAAGAAACAGTTCTCTCAGTACATAAAGAACAACGTAACTCCAGACATGATGGAGGAGATGTATAAGAAAGCTCATGCTGCAATACGAGAGAATCCAGTGTATGAGAAGAAGCCtaagaaagaagttaaaaagaaGAGGTGGAACCATCCCAAAATGTCACTTGCCCAGAAGAAAGATCAGGTAGCTCAGAAGGCAAGCTTCCTTAGAGCTCAGGAACGAGCTGCTGAGAGTTAA